A segment of the Rhodothermus sp. genome:
GTTGATCTCACTCGCTGGTGTCGTGAGAATTATACAGTATGTCAATATAATGAGTGGTATAAAGTTGCTTGTGAGGAAATTATTAACCCACAATAGATTTTGGTGAATTCAATGGAGATTACCTTGAAAAGATTTTTTACGTTTTTATTGAAACGACCCTTTCTGTATTCTGTGTGCATGTTTGTTGGTTTATTTATTATAATAATACTTGAGATAATAAGTAGCAATACTTATGAAAATTTTACCACTATATTATATGTTTCGCTTATAAAAACATCATTCTGGTTTTTAGCTATAACTTCATTGTGGTTTATTTTAGCAGTATTACATTACGAATGTAATAGGAGCAAAAATAAAATAAAAAATATTTTATATCATTTTTCATTTTATGTGCTCTATGCAGTAATCTTTTTCACTTTAGGATTTCATGGCATAATAGATCCAGAAAGGGAAGCTCATTATCCGTATGGTATTGTATATCCAGACATAACCTTCGTTCTCTCTTCTATTAAAGAGGATATGGGGCTTTTGATATTATCATTACTTCTTCTGATCATTTTTCCTTTAGGACTTTATCAGTTAGTACAGGTATTTTGGACCAGATCCATTTTTCGTATCGACGTGCATATGCCGGATAAAGAGGATGAGGCATATGTGAGAAATGATACAAAATAAACGAATTTTAGACATAATTAGCATTTTATAATGAATATCTTAAAGATGTAAAACAATGGTGGTGAGAGAATTATAATCATTGCAAATATGTTGATGCATATTATTTAATTTGTGAACAGTATGTAAAGAATTTTGTCCAAAAATAAATAGATAATAAAGTAAAGTAAGTATGATAAGAGTTAAAATTTTTTTCAGAAAGTATCCAGCATCTCGAATGTTTATATTCTGGTTATTGCTTACTATTCTTAGTGCAATATTTCGTGTGATTGATGCACATGAACGATCCAATTTAAATATAGAGATTCAATTTTTTTCTGTGGAAAATTTAGCAATCAGTGCAATTTTTTCTGTGTTTGCGTTGATTGCAGTGGGAGCTATCCAGTTCTTTTGGAAGTTGTGTAGAGAGTCGTCTGAGCCTATACCATTTCTCGCGTTCTATATGTCTTTACTTATTTTTTCAATTATGAAAATTCCTTCTGATATCAATCAGTATTTTTCACCGGAAAAAGATTCTCTTTATTCTTATCCAGGTTATCAAAAAACAATGTTTTTTGTCTTTATAGGTATATATTTGTTTTCATTTATTCTTATTCTAATCGGTAGAAAAATGTTTAATACATTGAAAGATGAACAAAAGGTGAATGAAGAATAATTATGTATGTAAGGATAATACATATTGCAGATATACTGCTGTAAGGAAGTAGTGAATTCTCAATAATCAATAATCGAATCAATAAACATGATTATAAAAAATAAAACAAAACAATTGCACTATTTTTGGCACTATACACAGCCTTCTGGGTGCTGTCCGATTCATTTTCTATTGAAGTGAGAGATAGAAGTACCCTTTCCTCCACGCAAAGCAGGGCGGAGCACTCTGGGGGGTAGCAAAGGCTTTCGTTACGTAGTCAGCTCTGGAGTTCAAGTGGGCAGCGGATCGTGGTGCTGAATACGGATAGTCGGCTGTTTTCAGCGGCTTTTCACTCCGGGCTCTTCCCCGGGCGGGGTGGCAGCTTGCCAACGGTCGGAATCGGACGGGCTCCCGGTGGTAGGCGATCGGCCGGAACAGCCGTCGGCTTCGGGGAGGGTGAGGGTTGCGGGCGGGCTGCTTTTCGCGTTGTTTTTTCGGAGCTTTTCTGCACGAAATACTGCTCTTCGCGAATGAATTGATCGGTAAAGCCGGCACGGCGCAGAATGCCCCGCACGTTCTCGATCATCTGTGGGTGGCCGCAGGCGTAAGCCACAGCGGTTTCGGGCGTAAAATCTTCGGCGGCGTCCAGATATTTGCGCACGATGTCGTCCACGCGGCCTGTCTCGCCCGGCCATTCCGGATCTTCCCAGGGACGGCTGACGGTAGGGATGTAGGTGAGCCAGTCCACCGAGTCGGACAGCCGGCGCAACTCGTCCAGGTACACGCCCAACTCTTTCGAGCGGCTGGCTCCATGGATGACCAGAAAGCGATGCGGCGGTGACGCTCCACGTTCGAAAGCGTGTCGTTGGGCCCGGATCATGCTCAGATAGGGGGCAATGCCGGTAACCGTGGCCAGCATGAGGTGTCGGGTACGTTGCGTTTCCAGCGTAAAATGTCCCACGATCTTGCGGCGCATCCACATTGCGTCGCCTTCACGAAGCTCCCAGATCCGTGGGGTTAGCTTGCCGTGGGGGACCAGCTCGATGAAGAATTCCAGTAGAGGTTCGTGAGGGGCCGACACAATTGAGTAGGCGCGCGGCACCAGCTTACCTTCCACTTCGAGGGCCAGCGTGGCATACTGGCCAGGTGTAAACGTTACCGGCTCTTCAGGTTGGAAACGAAACAACGCCAGATCGTCGGTAAAGTCGATGCGTTCTACGAGACGAACACGGCAGAATTTGTTCGTTGGCATGGCGACTTCTGGGTCGATGAACGGAAAACACCTGCAAGGTACGGCTTTCTAAACCGTACTTTCCAGTCCACAATAAGACGTAAAAGGTGTAGATGTCAAGAGTTGCTTATGCCTCGGGTAGCGTTTTGAGCAGGCGTTCGATCAGCTCCACGGGCGAGATGCCATCGGCGTCGGCGTTGAAGTTAGTAACGATCCGGTGGCGCAGAACCGGCACGGCCAGCCGGCGCACATCAGAAATAAGCGGAGTGGCACGGCCATCAAGCGCGGCCAGTGCCTTGGCGCCCAGAATCAGAAACTGAGAAGCGCGCGGGCCGGCACCGTAGCTCAGATAGGTGTTGATGAAGTCCGGCGTATCGGGATGGCCTGGTCGCGTGCGGGTAACCAGGCGTACGGCGTATTCAATCACATGGTCAGCCACTGGGATCTGACGGATCAGGTCCTGGTAGGCCAGTAGTTCGTCACGACTGACGACGGGTTCAACGATAGGAGGAGGTCCGGCAGTCGTATTGCGTACGATTGCCACTTCTTCTTCAAAAGAAGGATAGTCGAGCCAGAGGTTGAGCATAAAGCGGTCGAGTTGGGCTTCTGGAAGGGGATAGGTTCCTTCTTGCTCGATCGGGTTTTGCGTAGCCAGTACGAAAAATGGGGGATCCAGCGGGAAGGTCTGGCCGGCCGCTGTCACGTGCTGCTCCTGCATGGCTTCGAGCAGGGCGGCCTGCGTTTTGGGCGGCGTGCGGTTGATCTCGTCAGCCAGTACGATATGCGCGAAGATAGGGCCTTTGACAAAGCGAAAGATGCGCTGGCCGGTGGTGCGGTCCTCTTCAAGGATTTCGGTACCTGTAATATCGCTGGGCATCAGGTCGGGCGTGAACTGGATGCGGCTGAACTTCAGGTCGAGTGCCTGCGCCAGCGTACGCACCAGTAGCGTTTTGGCCAGGCCGGGCACTCCGATAAGCAACGCATGGCCCCGTGCCAACAGACAGACGATAAGTTGTTCAATGATGGTATCCTGCCCGACAATTACCTGGCCGATGGCCTGGCGAAGACGCAGGTAGGCTTTGTGGAGCGATTCCAGGGGATCTTCGGTGCGGAGTACGCGTGGAGCGGACATAGGCAATGCAGCGGTCAACGTTGCGCCAGCGTGGAGGTAACGATTTTGTCCGGGTAACGTTCGGCCAGCTCACGGGCTTTACCGACCAGCCGAACCACGACGGACTGACGAAGCTCGTCAAGCCACTGACGCAGCACACGGGCACGCTTTTCTTGCAGCGCCAGCTGCTCGATGCGGGCGTAATCGGTTTCGAGGTTGATGCGGTGGCTGGGCGTGAAGCGATCCAGGCGTACGATATGGTAAGCGCGACGGCCGTCGAGCAGCACGGCCTCCGCCGGATGGCTGATCTCACCGACTTCCAGCGTGTCGATCGTGCGTTGCCAGGTGGGATCCAGCGCGCTGAGCACCAGATCCCGCTCACCGGTATGAGGATCGACGACCCGTCCGCCCTGTGTGGCCGTGGCTTCCTCTTCGGAGTGTCGGCGGGCCATCAGGGCGAAAGGGATGTTGTACTGCAGGATAGAGTCGCGCACAGCCTCCAGGTAGGTAATCGCTTCCGTAGGGTCGGTCTGGCTTTCGTCGATGCGGATCAGGATGTGATGAAAGTCGATCACGTCGCCCTGGCGGCGGTTGACCCGGAGAATATGGACGCCAAAAGGCGTTTCAAACGGTTGGGAGATCTCCCCGAGCGGCAGGCGAGCGGCGACGGCAGCAAACTCTGGGACCAGATCGGCCAGACGGGTATCTGGAATATGTCCGCCGGCCGGTGCCGATCCGGGGTCTTCCGAGAAACGGCGGGCCATGTCTTCAAAACTGGAGCGGCCACTGACAATAGAGTCGCGGATAGCGGTGACGATCTCGAAGGCCTCCTGGCGTGCTTTTTCAGATGGACGCGGATAGCGCACAATGTGGCTGAGTCGCACCAGATCGGGTAGCGTGGGAAGAGAGTCCGTGGGGAATCGCTCGAACCAGGCCCGTACCTCTGAAGGGGTGATACGGATCTGTTGCAGCTTGCGGTTGCGGAACGTTTCGGCCAGCATTTGCTCCCGGAAGTCCTCACGCAGCTCGGCTTTGAGCTGCGTGAGCGTTTTGCCGTAGATCTCTTCGAGGCGTGCCTGGCCCCCTACCTGTTGCATGAGCTGGTTGAGGCGTTCCTGGAGGGCCTGCTCGACGCGGTCATCTGAGATCTGGATGGTGGTATCGCGGCGGGCATGCGTGGCCAGTACTTTCTGATCGATGAGCTGATTGAGCGCTTCCAGCCAGAGTTCATCAGAGTAAGCCTGAGGGCGTTGTTGCAAATAGTTGGCCAGGAGGGCATCGACTTCGGAGCGCAGGATCAGATCGTTTCCCACAATGGCCACAATTTCGTCGAGCACCCGGTCATTGGCGGGCGATTGGGCATGCAGTAATCCGGGGAGCAGAAGCAGGATAAACAATACGAACCGGCGCATGAGCTCTTATGATGGTGAACGGATGGGCAGCGTAACGGCAGGAGGACTATGGTTGCGGGTACAGTTCAAGTTCACCACGTACGCGCGCCTCGTTGCGCAGGCGTTGAACCAGACGGGCATAGATCTGTTTCCGCGCCTGGATGCGTGCTTGCTGGGCCACTTCGTCGTAGATCCAGCGCAGTTCCGGGATGGTACCGGCCGGCAGCCGTTCCACCAGCTGGAGTATATGGTAATGGCCATCAATCGTAATGAGGGGGGCCAGTTCGCCGTCGCGCAGGCGTTGTAGCGCCTCGCGCAGCGAGGTAAGCACAGTCGCTGTAAAGAGACGCGATTCGGGGAAGTAGCGGCTGGCTAACAGGCGGGCTTCCTCTGGATTGGCGGCATACTGCGCGACGAGCGCGTTCCAGAGTGAATCAGAGACGACGGCAGCCTGTTGGAGGGTCTGGTGCACGGTCTGCGCATCCTGCGCCCGGGTGGTATGCAGGTAACGGATGCGCACATAGGGCTCGCGCAGCTGTAGCTGTTCCTTGTAGCGTTCGTAGTAGGCCTGTACTTCGGAAGGGGAAGGCTGGCTTTTCGAGGCTGCTTCTTCTTCCTGGTAGATGCGTTCCAGCAAGGCGCTGATCAAGACAGAGCGCTCGTTTTCTTCCAGGAGACGTTGCACTTCCGGATCGTTGCGTAGCCCGCGCCGTAGGGCCTCCTGGTAGAGCAGTTGGGTAGTGATCCACTGTTCGATCACCTGCTGACTGGCTTCGGTAGAGTCGGTCTGTACCGGAAGAAGTTGCAGCGCCCGGGCCAGTTCGTCTCGCGTCAGGTAAGCCTGCCCTACGCGGGCCACCACATCGGGCGGTGGCGTTTCCTGGCGGCAGCCCTTGCCGCTCAACAGGATCAGGGTCAACAGCAGCAGTCGTTTCATTGAGCCGGGGCGGTATGCTTCAGGGCTTGACGTTCGGCCGCGAAGGCCCGTTGTAGCTGTTTCGGAAAAATTCGAACGCCGTAGCGTGCGCGTAGCGTCCGATCCAGTCGGGCTTCTATGACCTTCTGGTAGGCACTGAGCACGTCGGCACGGGCTTCGCGGAAGGTTTTGGGACGCGGGGGTTCACGGCCATCATTGTACAGCAGGAGGTAGCCATTCCAATAGCGGAACGGCTCGGTATACTGGCCGGCTTCCAGGCGCAATGCCCGATCGTAGACAGAACCCGTCGGTTTCTCGAGGTGCACGGTATCGATTTGCACGCTGGCGTTGGGACTATCCAGCAGGTCGGCGAGGATCTGGTCGATCGGTGTGCCCTGCTGCAATGGCTCATAGACCTGCTGTACCAGCACCGAGTCGTGCTGGCTACGGAAGCTGAGCACGCGCGTGCGTTCAGGAAAGACAAACTCGGAAGCGTGCGCTTCGTAGTAGGCACGCAGTCCAGCGGTGTCGCGTTCGGCAACCTTCCAGACGGCCTCCTCCAGCAGCTTGAAGGCCAGGAGCCCATCGACGAATTCACGTATGGTCTGTTGAAAGTCTGGATCCCGTTCGGCTCGTCGGAGCGCTTCGTAGCTAAAGAGTCGGTCGTCAAGGAAGCGATCCGCTGCTCGCAATAGACGCGCCTGCGCGCTGGTGTCGCGGCGGGAGGTGCGGCGCAGCAGGTTATGCTGATTTATATAGGTAACCAGTTCGGCCAGGGTATAGGTGGAGTCTTCAATCATAGCGAAGGTTTGTTGCAGGTTCAGCGAGCCCAGCTGATGGCGGGCCAGGCGTAGGGCCAGCGTGTCGGGATGCGCCGCTACCTGGAGAAGCAGAAAAAGGCGGGTGGTGTCGAGCCGAACCGTGTGCTGTTGCCGAAGCTGCTGAATGAACCGATCGCGTGCTTTCTGGAGACGTCCCAGGCGTTCGGCTACCGTCAGCAACGTGTCGTAGGCT
Coding sequences within it:
- a CDS encoding peptidylprolyl isomerase, coding for MRRFVLFILLLLPGLLHAQSPANDRVLDEIVAIVGNDLILRSEVDALLANYLQQRPQAYSDELWLEALNQLIDQKVLATHARRDTTIQISDDRVEQALQERLNQLMQQVGGQARLEEIYGKTLTQLKAELREDFREQMLAETFRNRKLQQIRITPSEVRAWFERFPTDSLPTLPDLVRLSHIVRYPRPSEKARQEAFEIVTAIRDSIVSGRSSFEDMARRFSEDPGSAPAGGHIPDTRLADLVPEFAAVAARLPLGEISQPFETPFGVHILRVNRRQGDVIDFHHILIRIDESQTDPTEAITYLEAVRDSILQYNIPFALMARRHSEEEATATQGGRVVDPHTGERDLVLSALDPTWQRTIDTLEVGEISHPAEAVLLDGRRAYHIVRLDRFTPSHRINLETDYARIEQLALQEKRARVLRQWLDELRQSVVVRLVGKARELAERYPDKIVTSTLAQR
- a CDS encoding MoxR family ATPase; the protein is MSAPRVLRTEDPLESLHKAYLRLRQAIGQVIVGQDTIIEQLIVCLLARGHALLIGVPGLAKTLLVRTLAQALDLKFSRIQFTPDLMPSDITGTEILEEDRTTGQRIFRFVKGPIFAHIVLADEINRTPPKTQAALLEAMQEQHVTAAGQTFPLDPPFFVLATQNPIEQEGTYPLPEAQLDRFMLNLWLDYPSFEEEVAIVRNTTAGPPPIVEPVVSRDELLAYQDLIRQIPVADHVIEYAVRLVTRTRPGHPDTPDFINTYLSYGAGPRASQFLILGAKALAALDGRATPLISDVRRLAVPVLRHRIVTNFNADADGISPVELIERLLKTLPEA
- a CDS encoding peptidyl-prolyl cis-trans isomerase — translated: MKRLLLLTLILLSGKGCRQETPPPDVVARVGQAYLTRDELARALQLLPVQTDSTEASQQVIEQWITTQLLYQEALRRGLRNDPEVQRLLEENERSVLISALLERIYQEEEAASKSQPSPSEVQAYYERYKEQLQLREPYVRIRYLHTTRAQDAQTVHQTLQQAAVVSDSLWNALVAQYAANPEEARLLASRYFPESRLFTATVLTSLREALQRLRDGELAPLITIDGHYHILQLVERLPAGTIPELRWIYDEVAQQARIQARKQIYARLVQRLRNEARVRGELELYPQP
- a CDS encoding ferredoxin--NADP reductase — its product is MPTNKFCRVRLVERIDFTDDLALFRFQPEEPVTFTPGQYATLALEVEGKLVPRAYSIVSAPHEPLLEFFIELVPHGKLTPRIWELREGDAMWMRRKIVGHFTLETQRTRHLMLATVTGIAPYLSMIRAQRHAFERGASPPHRFLVIHGASRSKELGVYLDELRRLSDSVDWLTYIPTVSRPWEDPEWPGETGRVDDIVRKYLDAAEDFTPETAVAYACGHPQMIENVRGILRRAGFTDQFIREEQYFVQKSSEKTTRKAARPQPSPSPKPTAVPADRLPPGARPIPTVGKLPPRPGKSPE